GTTGGCTTGCTTGTCTATTAAGCTCGTTTATTTGTACCGTCAATCTGTTTGGAAAATGTGCTACTCGCTTATTTCGAACACAGCTGTATTAAGTACAATCCAGAAGAGAGacagtaaaaaaagaaaaatggaaaagcagctttttttttcaatggcgAAGTGTTGGAATTTTGTGGAATCGATGTTTCGTTTCTGTGCCAATAAGGGAAAAAGGAAGATAAGCAGCCATAATTCTATCCTAAGCCTTCACGTAACCAATTAGATTACGTTAAGACACCCATGACGTAGGTACGGACAAGTGATTAAAATAGAAAGTATGGTTTGGAGGCTACTTTGAGCCTGACTCGAGCTGTTACAACACAAGAACAGGTTGGCTTTCGAGCCCTCTAAGACCGATGAAGATATGAAAAGCCCTCTTCGACTTACCCTGTCTCAGTAATACTATGAtttatttaaattcaatacGTGATCCGACATTCTTTGAAGTCAGTTTTGCGGTGACAATCTACCCATCTTCGAAGTTTCGCGGGCTGGTTCACAACCCAGGaagttttaatcttttattaACAAGGGGGCACAAATAAACCTTGAAATTAGGATGCATCTGCGATCAGCAGTCAGCTTAAAATACTTGCTTGATCACACATGGCTACAAAACGAAACAGCCATAGTATTTCCAAACCGTTGTATAagtcaaatttttattaatcGATAAATTACGTTGTTTTCGTTTAAGCCATGCGATATAAGTTACTATGCTGGTAATGATATCACATCGAGATTCTCCTTTCACAAAATCGGGCAATTATGAACCAAGGATGCGTCAAGCTGCTTTGCCCCAAAAGCTGAACAAAAACGTGTTCATAAGGGCTTCCTTTGCCCTGAGGGATACTTGTGAGTTTAAGCACGTCGATGACATTTCATCAGCTTCCCTGCTAGTTAGCAACAAATTCACTTCTtcctgttttttattttttactatgATCTAAGATAATCGATGTTATCTGTTACTGGAGGGGATAAAACTTAAAGAAGCTTGCCTTAGATTTCATTCGTGATTCAGTCCCTACGTCATTAGGAAGACGAAGAACCTTAATAAAGACTGTATATTGGCTGTTGCCATGATTACAATCTCAAGTGGCAATCATTAGTCAAGTTGATGAGGCACACGCTGTCTATTATACGGTCACGCGATGAACGGCTTTGACAGATTGCAGGGGTTCCAAATATCGATCCTTGCATTCCAAGCTCTTGTAATGCTTCAAGAATGCGGTAACTGGGGATATAAAAACGTGAACGAGTTGTAAACAAGCAACTCAGTTTAACCCAAATTGAGGAAAGGAGCCATCAACACTTGAGAACGAATTTAATTCCATTGTCTTGATAAATAGGAACTCGCACAAGAGTTTTTAAATTAGTGGTGGTCAAACAAGAAACGTGATCATCTCAAGATGCGAGCACAAAACCCAGATTTTCACAACGTTTGTTTTCCGTGCCCAAACGGCTTTCAAGCGTTTATGCGTatctcagaagaaaaaaatttcaaaagtatGGACGCGCCATGCGACAGCAATCGAAGTTCCGCATCATCGACATCTTCGCTGGGTAAAATGGACTCAAGAAGCCCACAAGATAATGAACTGGCAGACCACCTGGCGCTCTGCATTGAAGAAAGCGTTGTCAAAGTTGGAGCTGCAGCCCAACTCAGGAGAAGAAACAGTTCTCTCTCACGAAAAAATTCTGGCTTGAGACCAAAAGTGAGACATGAAACAACAAGTATGTCGCCAGAGGAATGGTCAGAGACATTTGTGGCGCAAGATGGAGTCTTAACTACAAATTTCTGCTCTACGGAATTGTGACTTTAGCCACTCAATAAACTACATATGGCTTAACGGGAGGTTTTATACTCTCAGTTTGAATAAGCAAGGACAAGCCGCCTGAATCTTAAGCTTTCCCGTAAATTGGGACAGAGAAAGAGAGTTACTCCTTCATTTCACCATAATGAATAGAAACGTAGTCACGAGCACATGGTTAGGTCAAATTTACGGGAAACTACAGAAAAATCAGCCAGCCTGAATTTTGCAGCAAGTAAAAGGAGGCATCATTGACTGCACACGAGGCTGATTAAATCCAAAGTGACACTTTGAAGAAAACTATGCTCTGAGTGAAGTGTATATTTATCACTTTTAAATAACACCATCATCGGAGAATGATGCTTCTACTAGCTGTTACTGATGAAATTTAGATTATGTAAATATATGCGCTTGACTAAAGGTATTAgaagataaattgaaaatttgcatCTAAAGGAAAAACTATGAGGCATTTAAGATAATTTATTATAAGTCGATGTAGCTAATATATTTTAAGGTAAAATATCCATCTTGTTTAATAAGGAATGAAAATAGCATATATATAGAGAAAAGTCTTCGAGGACTTTATATAATGTCTCAATATCTTACCCAAGATCAAAAAGCAAATCAACATTTAATTGCTTTAAGGACAAATAGGTGCAAAGTGCATTACCTTAAATTAGCGTATTTTTTAATAAGTAAAGAGCAAACATAATTTGTTGCAATTAGGAAGATACAGAAGTGTTTCAGGTGAAGAGCGAGTATAAAGTAGAATTTGTCATCATCTGTCAGAAGTACTGTAAAGACAGTTATAATTTAAGAGAGCATGCAAATTCACAAAAAAGTCGATACTCAGTGAAATATGTTTACAAAATatccaaacaaaataaatgtctTATTGATAACCAAAAAGGAAAAGGTACTTTTGATAGTGTAAGGTGTTGTGGTGATATTGCCGCTTGATCTTGGGATTTTAAAGAAGAAGGAGGCAATATCGTAAAGTGAGCCACTAatactgaatttatttttctattctGCGTTATTTTCAATTAGTAAGAAGGGTTCTTTATGAATCATCGAGATATCCGGTTTTCCTAAAACGACTGTCAGAGCAGACTAGCTAAACTTGGCTGGGTTTAGCATTTATAGCTACTCACATTTCTTATTGACATGTTAAGGGAGTGTAAAAATAGCCCATACGATGGCATTAGAGTTACAAATATCGACAATCTCTCTTTTCATCATTGGTTTTTTCGTACCCCAAATAACGATCTTAAAATATTCATCGCACGTAGTAGGAAACGTCTCATCGCAGGAGTAGGAGCTTCACTAAAGTTGGTTTGAAAGGTATTTGAAACCCAACTGCGGGAGAATAaagcaatatttctttttcattatcaGAAGCCATGCTATATGTCAACAAATCCGGTCGCTGAATATATCAGCCGAGCAGTTTATTGTGTTgctgaagcaaaacaaaagttttttttaaatacttgaACTAAACCACAATATACCCTAAGAGATTCTCGCGGGAGGGTTATAGATTATGAAGTCAATACCGATGCATTGTGTACAGCAtttaaagaatatattttttaaaattgtttcatctTTATCGAAGCTTATCGATGGTGGCATAAACTCTCACCGGACGAGTGAAACGTAAACATCGCACCTCAAGTGCAACTTACTAGCAGAAGCCTTCTGTATCTTGTCACGTAGGATAGCTGGAGTCGGTTTCCTGTATAAGTTATGACTCATTCCTGAAATTCCTATTTGAAAACACTTTCGTTCAAAAGAACAAGAATAACTGGGCTCCCTGCTGCGAAGGATAGCGAATTTCAGCGTGGGTCGGAAATGGCGGGCGAAAGAAAcataattgattttaaaagttCTCTTCAAGCGCCCCCCTCACACTTGACCTTGGCGGCCGTCTGGATCTCTTGATTTCTACCATCTTACACCAGAATACTTGTCGTTCTAAACCAGAGAAAGTATTCTCAAGATTTGGAGCAAAGTACGAGGAAATATTCTCTTAAAGAAACTGCTATAACCACCCAACTTCCCCTCTTTCTATAGTAACCCACTTTCCTTCCCCCATGCTAAACAAAACCCCTTAATTGAAAACACAGGCCATGATAGCATCTAACTTAAACTGGCTTTTTGTACTCGCATTTTATCCGCGGTTCTCGTGATTGCTTCTCAGTTCTCATATCATCTGCTCTCAAAGTTGGCAGGTTCGCAGAAATGAAAGCACTCTGTCAATCTCAATGTGTGGGAaccttaattaattttgtttcagcacCTTACAAAAATAGAATCATTGCAAAGACCTTCTTTGTCACCCAATTCTCCAGAGGCCAAGAGGCTCCTTTCCACGGGGCAATAAATTATGCCCTCGGAAATTGAACTTAACCTggaaattttgatcatttcatttGTCATAGAATGTTGTGGATTGActgaaattcaggaaaaaagaTACCGAGAAAGAGAAACATCTGTCGCAAGGCGTTTAGCTACTAAAAATTGACTGAAATTTAAACCTCTTTTTCCCTCTTTCGTCAGAGGATATACCGAGGAGATTGCTTGCATTCGAGTGAAGTTGAACTGTTACAACGTGACAATTATCGACTGTTCGAATTCAACCAAGTGGAAGGTCGAAATTCTGGCGAAAAGTGAAGACTCTTTTCGTGACGAAATGATAACTGGGAACAGGAAAATCCAACATGGCTAAAAAACGGTCTTGGTGAATTTTCGAATTGATattaagaataaagaaaacacgTCAGAACCCTTAACAGAAATCTGAACACACGGGACTGTAGTATTATTCCATGATAATACTTTTAAACGACCAGGGCAAACATGATTTGAGTGCGTAAAACgaattaattttctcttaccGCATTTTCCGCTTGGCCTCAACAGACATGATTTTGAAGACAATAGGTCGTATTATTTTGTCAAGTCTAGTGGTTAACTATCACCTTAAACTTCACATCTGGCGAgcaagatttttttcaaaacctacctaaagaaaaaatatagtAATTTGATGATGCCTTTTGCAAATTATCGGTGTACCGTTGATAACAAACAAATTCCGTATAACAAATCCTGCATTATAGCATTGACCCTCTTCGCCCCACCATCGCGGATCCATTTATATGTCTTGAATCATATAAGGAGTCCCAGTCTTTTCAGGAATGAATCTGATCGATGGTATTCTTCATCGCATACATCCACGTGGCTCCGACTTTGTCGTAATTTCTTATGCGAAGCACTTCTATTCATAGCTTAGAAATGTTCCCATTTCAAAGCGGTTGAGCGAAGTAAAATTGCTCTTTAGCAGACCActgatttttcttccttcttcaGTTGGTCAGACATATCAGGTCTTGTTCTGTGCAGAAAAACAGTTACACAATCAGCTTTTACTGCTTAATAAGACgatttttaattcaactgaGCCTGAAAGCTGCTGTGTAAAGCCTTACCTAAGTAATCTGCCCTGTGATAAGTTTATGTCAATATCATTGCTGTTCATATCAATCGGACGCTTCATTATTATTACGCTCCTTCTCTAGATCTGATTTCTTATTTCGCCATCATAAAGTCCACACATGAATGTTTTCTTGAAAGCCTCCCTAAACTGCGGCTTCATAATTCCGTATATTGTCTGATTTACCAGACTACTTGAGAACATTAGGTAGAAAAGCCGTATCCAATTCTTGCGTAGTACTGTAACTCACCGCCCTCATGAACGATTATGGAGACAGGACCCCATGTCATGCatgacaaagaaacaaactacCGTAAAACGCGTCATTAAAAATTTGACGTCAGCTCGTTGAAACGAAGAGACACCAATTCCATTTTGTCCGCCATTGGCGTTAAGACTGTTGGCGCTCTCTTTcacttttttgtaattttaataataaaaaatacacaATCACGATTGCCACCATGCAAAGAAACCCGCTCATAACCATTATGGCGTAGAATAGGTGTCCTTCCCGCCAGTTGTAGGTACAAACAGAAAATTGtttgttataatttatttttccccATCCGTACAAAGGAGGCGTAACAAGTAGTATGGAAACCAGCCATAAGAGACCACACTATAGCCGAACTGCTCTTGAACAGGAAAATAACCTGATAGTTATTTGATAGTTTGACTTAACGACTTTTATGTATCAATTCAGAGCCATAGAGCCAAACGTCTTGTCGAATTGTTAAGAAAAGGACTAAAGCCAAAACGTTTGCGTCGAATGGGAAATGGTGTACATAATTCTTAAGATTTTAAATGGTACATGCAATTCCAGAGGTGGCCCAAGCTCGCAAAATGAGCCTCAGTAGATATGCAAATATTTTACGTTGCGCACAAGCCGAAATATAAGGATTTGTATGGGAATAAATGGTCGCGCtctaaaccgaaaaaaaaatgaactaagTTTGAATGAGACAAACTTACTGCGCTTAAGTAGTTGATCCGTTGCATCATGTGAGTTCCTTGGGCTGATTTAGGACCATTGCTTTAAGCTAAATCAACCCAGGAAGCTAATGCGTGCAAAGGAACAACCACTTCAGCGCGGtaagtttgttttattcagAACTAAGTCAGAATTATCATGTCGAGAACGAGACCTTTTATTCCCGTGCAAATCCTTATGTTTTGACCTTTgcacaaacataaacaaatttgtATATTTTCGGAGGCTCATTTTGCGAGCTTAGCCTACCTGTGCTTATTCAGATGAACAGTAATAATCCTAACGATCAATTCGGTAATTATTCGAAAAACCGCAGGAAATAGAGAGATCCAGAATGAGTAGTGTTACACCCGGTTACATTCACGGCATCTCTTTTGTCGATTCCTTTGTGTACATGAAATGGACATTTAGGTACAATGTGACCTGTTTATCCAATCTATCAGCGATATTCCACAATTTCTATTTGTGTGTTGAGAAACGATAAGCCGTACCCGCTAGATATTACCGATAGAAATTCGCAAACTTACCGAAAAAGCCCGATCGAATAAGCCCCCTCGAAAATACTAAATCTAAATGAAAGCAGAATACCTATCTCAGCTCAGTACATGAGTATAAAGGTTGATTTTATGGTGGCGCTTAAAATTGATTGGTGAATTTGAATTTCCATGACACCGATTAAAATATAACACCTTGTGACAACAGCGAGGAAGTGAAAATTCCGTGCAAAAGtcaatttaaagaaagcaataTTGGTGTAAGAAAACATCAGCaatgaataataattttagatatatgaaattcctATATTTGCACTGtagtgaagaaacgaatttaagagaacctcgcagctaagaacactactgaactagtagctgaaaataggacctgaaaaaaattcaggcccgtacgggatttgaacccatgacctcttcAGCCATGAAGTCCGCGAGATTAATAATGATTTACTCAATGAGTGTCTCTTCTTTTaacattattcattttttcaccGTCAGTTCTGAATAGTCACTGggaaaaatcaatttcttttttcgctCACTTTTTTGCTGCTCctcaaaacgataaaaaaaaatatagaaaaatatttgttcgATTAACTTTAAACCAAAAAAGAGATTGTAAACTGTTTATTATTCCTTGGTTTAAACGCCGCTTTTTTGcctcaattttaaaaacaactgTTTCCAAGAAGATCAagttctgcttttttttttaaggtttttgcTGCTCTGATCTACTGTTTTCAACTGAAATACTAGTCAATCGCCTTTATGCTTAAAGAGGAACATCTGCCATTGAAGTATCAAAGTGGAGCGGAGTCAATTTGTTTCTATCCTTAATCTATTTGTGCTACTTGAATgttgaatatatatatatatatatatatatatatatatatatgtgtgtgtgtgtgtgtgtgtgtatatatatatatatatatatatatatatatatatatcagggGTGGATCCAGGGTAGTTTACCTGATTTCCGGAACTCACTCAAATTTTTTCCGACCTAGttaaatgttgataaaagtacttttggaaaacactctaaTTTCCCTTTGGAAACTACTGATACTTTTGTGGAAATCACTAAACGTCTTCCAGAAATAAACCATCTTCCtgttttacagttatttattaaagaaaatacgtTTAGAATGACTAATTTCGTTATAATTGCGGTCATGAGGCGTTCGGGAGCGCTCCGGATCACGCGCTGGCCTTTCGAGCTTCGATTACACCTCGGAAACCGTCGGAAGCCGTCGGAAAATGTTCGTGGAGCCAATCTTTACGCAACCGGTGGGTGTAAGTCATTGTTATTTGGTGACAATAACAGGCGGAACACAGTCAAAACCCCTCACGATTGGCTAGCAAAGATTTCGTCATCGGAACTCACTCAAAAcactcttctgattggctagttgtgTTTGGAAACTACCTTGGAAACTACTGACAAAGTATAAAAAGGGCAGTTCCTCCCCCAGCGGGTCTCTTTCGTTGCTCCTACAATACAAGTACTTTTGAACTTGCTCAGGGGTTAACGACGGAATTTACTGTTAAACGTTTAAAAAATACTAGTGTTAGGACTCGCGGAGATCCTGTTTGTCGGAGGGAGGATTGTTCTCCCTTCGACATTGGCCTAGTTTTCGACGAGATCCACAACTACTCGCCGCATCAGAAGCTGGAGTTCGTCGAAAACGTGTGGAAACCAGGTGAGCTTTTTGATTTCCCCGTGtcaatggaaaatggaaaatctcgTAAGTTTGTCTCGGGCTGGCTGAAAAGATTTCCATGGCTAGCTTACTCCAAATATTTCGATGGAGCATTTTGTTtagcttgtgtttgttttggagttcAGTGTGGGCGAAACGCTAATAAGTTAGACAAATTATTGAAGTCTCCTCTCACAAATTGGACTTCGGCCGCTTCTCGCTTAACCAAACACTCGCTAGGAAATTGtgaaattcacaatttttctatGACTGCTATGAATGATTTCAAGAGAATGATGCAAAGAGGAGCTGTCCCAATTGACCAGCAGTTAAATAACATAGTTCAACAGCAAATCGCGAGAAATCGGGAGATTCTAAAGTCCCTTTTCAAAACTATTATTTTCTGTGGGAAAAACAACATCCCACTCAGGGGGCGGAGAGATGATGATCCCACTAATGCTGCCCTAACCGGTAATTTCCAGGCATTGCTAGAATTCCGGGTAGACAGTGGTGACCAAACACTGCAGCAACACCTGGACACTGCACCCAGAAATGCCACATACATTTCAAAGACCATTCAGAATGAAATGATAGAAACTGTTGGTGCTCACATTTTGAATGATCTATCACAGGAAATAAGAAATAGTAAGTATATGGCAGATGAAGCTGCTGACATTTCAAATAAGGAGAATGTTTCTGTAGTAATAAGATTTCTGGATACAACTAAAACCATCCGAGAAGAATTTATTGGGTATTACATTTGTGAGGAGGGATTAACAGGGGAGGCTATCAAGGACATTATAACTGCAGCTGTAGCAAACTTAGGATTGACAATGGAAGACTGTCGTGGGCAGTGTTATGATGGTGCAGGCAATATGGCTGGAAGACTAAATGGAGCCTCCTCATTGATCAGTGCAGAACACGAAAAGGCAATCTATGTCCACTGCATGAACCACAGGCTTAATTTGTGCATAGCAGACACTTGCCAATTGCCAATTGTCAGGAACATGATGGATATTGTGCGCaagatttctaatttttttaacaactctCCCAAGCGTCAACAACATTTAATAGCCAAGATCAGAGAACTATTGCCTCGGGCAAACCATACTGTTTTAATTGATGTGTGCCGCACACGATGGATTGAACGGATTGATGGAATGGACCGCATAGTTGAACTTCTCTACCCAGTCACAGCTACACTTGAAGACATCTCACTTAACAGAAACAGCCCTGGAGACTCAACCTGGAATCCAACAAGCAGACATGATGCTCAGTCCTTAATTAATGCAATCAACTCTTCCTTTATTGTTTCTCTTGTTATTGTCAGACATATTTTGGGATTAACTAGAACACTCACAGTGAAGCTGCAACAAAAAGCAATGGATCTTCTAAAAGCTAAAGATGAACTTGCTCTTTTGAAATCAGTCCTTGAAGACATGAGCACTGACATTGATAACAGACATCATAATCTCTACCAGGAAGCAGTGACCATTGCAAGACAAGTAGCAGTCCAGCCAGAAATGCCAAGGATAGCCCAGAGACAAATGCATAGAAATAATGCTCCTGCTGCAACTCCTGAGGGATATTTCAAGATCAATCTCACTAGAGTTTTTCTTGACCATGTACTCCAGCAGCTCAACACCAGATTCCAGGATGATGTATTTGTTTGCTATAAAGGTATTTCGATTATTCCCTCTGTTTTACTAGCTACTGACCCTGCCTGGAAGGCCAATGCTTTGGAATTTTGTAACCATTACAGACAGGACATACCAAATTATGCAGGATTACAGGCAGAGCTTTTGTTATGGGAGAGATTGTGGAAGGGGAGGGATAACAGAGGAGATATTATTCCTGACAGTTTGGAGGCTACACTGAAGGATATTGACAAAGATGCATATGTCAACATCTATTCCATGCTGAAAGTCCTGATCACAATTCCAATTTCATCTGCATCTTGTGAGAGATCCATATCATCCCTTCGGAATCTTAAGAACTATTTGAGAAATACAATGACCCAGGACAGACTGAATGGATTGGCACTGATGCATGCCCACAGAGACATGGATTTTGACCTTGAACGTATAATAGATTTATTTGCTGAGTTACATCCTAGGAGAATGAGAatggcaaacattttgtaataattttttgcacCAGCTGTTTCTAGAGTACTTGTGAGTTATGTTCTGTCTGGGTTATGGCCTTTAAGTCTCATAATCCTTAAACTGATGGAGAACAGTACAGAAGCTCAAACTGGTGCctgtataacttttttcaactcatttcaaggttattttctattttgttttacttgtgatgattttccattgacattgacattggGTTTTCATGTTAAGCTTAAATggttaacaaacattttcactgaACTCAACCAGCTTCACAGCAATTCCCAAGGATGAAGAAAGGCtagtattatttcaaattatcattttacttcaatttgtatatcattttatgattcttataatttatatttctaataattgttttattttttgaattcCAGCTCCCAACACAGGCTAACCATCCATAaagcccttctctctctctcaaattcttttctgtgttgtgctcctataaatgaaatgaataaaagccagctcaggaaatgttgtttttagtgTTGCTAAACATTTGGATTTATTGAGCCTggctttcattcatttcattcattataggagcacaacacagaagaaatttgagagagagaagggCTTTATGGATGGTAAGCCTGTGGTCCCAAGGATGAAAAAGGCAAGTagatttttattatcaatcttTAAACTATATCAtcaattgtgcttgtttttcttttgttatcaaaaacACTAACActtaattcgtttttttttctccacatcTTGATTTTCCTGACTGGAAGGTGATGTTTTCCAGTGTGAAAAGTCTTGGTGATGACTTGGCCTTCCTGAAAACACTATATACACTGGTTTGCACAGTAGCTAAAGGTGGAATATTTGTAGATCAGAGTGTTTCCTGTagtactttcaagaaaaataaatgttttttgcctttttgattacatgcttttttagtcttttgggggcaattaaattttctaaaaatgcatgaaatggCCTTTAGAGAgctccaaatttcaaattttctcgggGGGGCATGCCCCCGAACCCCCCTAGCAGGAGTGGGTCCTCGGGTGGAAACTACTCACTCAAAATCCTGGATCCACCcctgttatatatatatatatatatacacacacacacatatatatatataaatgcaTATATGTATTCACCGTATTTGAAACCAGAAATTCGATTAAAGATGACTTATGGTATGAAGTttaatcgaaagaaaaaatgaacaatttaaaGTGCGGCATCGAAAATTGATTTCGTTAATCGAATTTTCGTTAACCGGGATACAATTGCAcagttgttgcccgcgcgccgaatacaacataatatgattgtttaagggaaagtctaaatatataacaaagcacttgaTGTATGTTCCCACGGGAAACTAGTTTT
This is a stretch of genomic DNA from Pocillopora verrucosa isolate sample1 chromosome 12, ASM3666991v2, whole genome shotgun sequence. It encodes these proteins:
- the LOC136277528 gene encoding 52 kDa repressor of the inhibitor of the protein kinase-like, giving the protein MIETVGAHILNDLSQEIRNSKYMADEAADISNKENVSVVIRFLDTTKTIREEFIGYYICEEGLTGEAIKDIITAAVANLGLTMEDCRGQCYDGAGNMAGRLNGASSLISAEHEKAIYVHCMNHRLNLCIADTCQLPIVRNMMDIVRKISNFFNNSPKRQQHLIAKIRELLPRANHTVLIDVCRTRWIERIDGMDRIVELLYPVTATLEDISLNRNSPGDSTWNPTSRHDAQSLINAINSSFIVSLVIVRHILGLTRTLTVKLQQKAMDLLKAKDELALLKSVLEDMSTDIDNRHHNLYQEAVTIARQVAVQPEMPRIAQRQMHRNNAPAATPEGYFKINLTRVFLDHVLQQLNTRFQDDVFVCYKAPNTG